A region from the Hypericibacter adhaerens genome encodes:
- a CDS encoding bifunctional aminoglycoside phosphotransferase/ATP-binding protein produces the protein MSEPQQPVIDFLAEPQSYGLPPGQRVERIDTHVASVFLAGERAFKLKRAVRFAYLDFSTLALREQSCRTELAINRRTAPGIYLGIRKITREADGRLRFDGAGETLDWAIEMRRFDQGLLFGRMAEEGRLTPALMQDLADIIWQFHQSLPPAATSGGAARFGRVMAGNLGELERARAAGTLDPGKIDGMNRLCDTALRSLRPLLDARAEAGLVRRCHGDLHLRNICLWEGRPTLFDAIEFSEDLATIDLLYDLAFLLMDLEHRDARGLANRVCNRYLDRGGGEEGQAALPLFMAVRAVIRAHVSASTAERQGETPKAALSKAQSQAYLDLAIRLLQPAKPKLVAIGGLSGTGKSTLAYGLAPSWAPAPGARVLRSDMIRKRLMGVEPETRLPESAYRGEVTSQVYAALGQAALQALRAGRSVIADAVFARAGERAAIAAIAGEAGVDFAGLWLEAPATLLENRVARRERDASDANVAVVRRQQSYEAGPLDWHRVDAGGAPDRTLANARRALGETAGP, from the coding sequence ATGTCCGAGCCGCAGCAGCCCGTCATCGACTTCCTCGCCGAGCCTCAGAGCTACGGCCTGCCGCCGGGGCAAAGGGTCGAGCGCATCGACACCCATGTCGCCTCGGTGTTCCTCGCCGGCGAGCGAGCCTTCAAGCTCAAGCGCGCCGTGCGCTTCGCCTATCTCGATTTCTCCACCCTGGCGCTGCGCGAGCAGTCCTGCCGCACCGAGCTCGCCATCAACCGGCGCACGGCACCCGGGATCTATCTCGGGATCCGCAAGATCACCCGCGAGGCCGACGGACGGCTTCGCTTCGACGGCGCGGGCGAGACGCTCGACTGGGCGATCGAGATGCGGCGCTTCGACCAGGGCCTGCTGTTCGGCCGGATGGCGGAAGAGGGCCGGCTCACGCCCGCCCTGATGCAGGATCTGGCCGACATCATCTGGCAGTTCCACCAATCGCTCCCGCCGGCGGCGACGAGCGGGGGCGCTGCGCGCTTCGGCCGCGTGATGGCGGGCAATCTCGGCGAGCTCGAACGGGCCCGGGCCGCGGGCACGCTGGATCCCGGCAAGATCGACGGGATGAACAGGCTCTGCGACACGGCCCTGCGATCGCTGCGCCCGCTGCTCGACGCCCGCGCCGAGGCCGGCCTGGTGCGGCGCTGCCATGGCGATCTTCATCTGCGCAACATCTGCCTTTGGGAAGGCAGGCCGACGCTGTTCGACGCGATCGAGTTCTCGGAAGATCTCGCCACCATCGACCTGCTCTATGACCTGGCCTTCCTGCTGATGGATCTCGAGCATCGCGATGCGCGCGGGCTCGCGAACCGTGTCTGCAATCGCTATCTCGACCGCGGCGGTGGCGAGGAAGGCCAGGCGGCCCTCCCCTTGTTCATGGCGGTGCGGGCGGTGATCCGCGCCCATGTCTCCGCTTCGACCGCCGAGCGGCAGGGCGAGACGCCGAAGGCCGCCCTCTCGAAAGCGCAATCTCAGGCCTATCTCGATCTCGCGATCCGGCTGCTGCAGCCGGCGAAGCCGAAGCTCGTCGCCATCGGCGGCTTGTCCGGCACCGGCAAATCGACGCTGGCCTATGGGCTGGCCCCAAGCTGGGCCCCGGCACCCGGTGCCCGCGTGCTGCGCAGCGACATGATCCGCAAGCGGCTCATGGGGGTCGAGCCCGAGACCCGTCTGCCGGAGAGCGCCTATCGGGGCGAGGTCACGAGCCAGGTCTATGCCGCCCTGGGCCAGGCGGCGCTGCAGGCCTTGCGCGCGGGCCGCAGCGTGATCGCCGATGCCGTCTTCGCGCGCGCCGGGGAACGCGCCGCCATCGCGGCGATCGCGGGCGAGGCCGGCGTGGATTTCGCCGGCCTCTGGCTCGAGGCGCCGGCGACCCTGCTCGAGAACCGGGTGGCCCGGCGGGAACGCGATGCCTCGGACGCCAATGTTGCCGTGGTGCGCCGCCAGCAGAGCTACGAGGCAGGGCCCCTGGATTGGCACCGCGTCGATGCGGGCGGCGCGCCCGACCGGACCCTCGCCAACGCGCGTCGCGCGCTGGGCGAGACAGCAGGCCCTTGA
- a CDS encoding Fe2+-dependent dioxygenase, protein MLFWLPQVLTPAECEQIVAALRSGQFQDGKSSAGNLGRNRKANEELDFRFPAKPELDRTVMAALARNQTLDAAARPKSITRPIYSRYGVGMHYGMHMDAAVMGKQDRMRIDLSMTIFLSDPDSYEGGELSLETEFGVKTAKLPMGDAVLYPTIYYHEVKPILRGERLAAVLWIQSLVKDPHQRNLLYELSQIADTRNREAPDAADTKQLIKVHMNLLRMWAEN, encoded by the coding sequence ATGCTGTTCTGGTTGCCGCAGGTTCTGACGCCGGCCGAGTGCGAGCAGATCGTCGCGGCCCTGCGCAGCGGGCAGTTCCAGGACGGCAAGTCCTCGGCCGGCAATCTGGGCCGCAACCGGAAGGCCAACGAGGAGCTGGATTTCCGCTTTCCGGCCAAGCCCGAGCTCGACCGTACCGTCATGGCGGCCTTGGCCCGCAACCAGACGCTCGATGCCGCCGCCCGCCCCAAATCCATCACGCGGCCGATCTACAGCCGCTATGGCGTCGGCATGCATTACGGCATGCACATGGACGCCGCCGTGATGGGCAAGCAGGACCGCATGCGCATCGATCTCTCGATGACGATCTTCCTGTCCGATCCCGACAGCTATGAAGGCGGCGAGCTGTCGCTCGAGACCGAGTTCGGCGTGAAGACGGCCAAGCTGCCGATGGGCGATGCCGTGCTCTATCCGACGATCTATTACCACGAGGTCAAGCCGATCCTGCGCGGCGAGCGGCTGGCGGCGGTGCTCTGGATCCAGAGCCTGGTCAAGGATCCGCACCAGCGCAACCTGCTCTACGAGCTGTCGCAGATCGCCGACACGCGCAACCGCGAAGCCCCCGATGCCGCCGACACCAAGCAGCTCATCAAGGTCCATATGAACCTGCTGCGGATGTGGGCGGAGAATTAG
- a CDS encoding TetR/AcrR family transcriptional regulator, translated as MAEAARLIRTSPQSGAATRAVILEATVGVIARQSLSGTTVERVALAAKVAPGTVILHFKRKEALLVEVLDHLANEFERARARALEGAAEDPVEALTRLIATMFDPAVSAPDKVSVWYAFWGEAGSRSTYLERVGPIDTRYHEDMVRIMGELIRRGGHEHLDAEAVATGFIGVLEYLWQEIMVEGAAFDRGLAQRTALNYLAGSFPEAFARQRRPTDTPKG; from the coding sequence ATGGCCGAAGCGGCCCGCCTGATCCGGACGTCGCCCCAGAGCGGGGCCGCCACCCGCGCCGTCATCCTCGAGGCGACGGTGGGCGTGATCGCGCGCCAGAGCCTGTCGGGCACCACGGTCGAGCGCGTGGCGCTCGCGGCCAAGGTCGCCCCGGGCACCGTGATCCTTCACTTCAAGCGCAAGGAGGCGCTGCTGGTCGAGGTGCTCGACCATCTGGCCAACGAGTTCGAGCGAGCCCGCGCCCGGGCGCTCGAAGGCGCGGCCGAGGACCCGGTCGAGGCGCTGACGCGGCTGATCGCCACCATGTTCGATCCCGCCGTCTCGGCGCCGGACAAGGTCTCGGTCTGGTACGCCTTCTGGGGCGAGGCCGGATCGCGCAGCACCTATCTCGAGCGGGTCGGCCCCATCGACACCCGCTACCACGAGGACATGGTGCGGATCATGGGCGAGCTGATCCGACGCGGCGGCCACGAGCATCTCGATGCCGAGGCGGTCGCCACCGGCTTCATCGGCGTCCTCGAATATCTCTGGCAGGAGATCATGGTCGAAGGCGCCGCCTTCGACCGCGGCTTAGCCCAGCGCACCGCCCTCAATTATCTCGCGGGCTCGTTCCCGGAGGCCTTCGCCCGCCAACGCCGACCGACCGATACGCCCAAAGGATAG
- a CDS encoding HPF/RaiA family ribosome-associated protein: MRETTELPSLTISYRNLDPSPALETEVRRRFDKLMKLGRERLIACHVVISAPNRRRQQGKLYSVNLRLELPRGSLPVNRNPPLDHAHEDAHVAIHDAFDAALRRLAEFRRRLNGEIKTHAAKRPRLRAARDSHADEGES; this comes from the coding sequence ATGAGAGAAACGACAGAGTTGCCCTCGCTCACGATCAGCTATCGCAATCTCGATCCTTCGCCCGCGCTCGAGACCGAGGTCCGCCGGCGCTTCGACAAGCTGATGAAGCTCGGACGCGAGCGGTTGATCGCCTGCCATGTGGTGATCTCGGCCCCCAACCGGCGGCGCCAGCAGGGCAAGCTCTATTCGGTCAATCTGCGCCTCGAGCTGCCGCGCGGCAGCCTGCCCGTGAATCGCAATCCGCCGCTCGACCATGCGCATGAGGATGCGCATGTGGCGATTCATGACGCCTTCGACGCGGCGCTGCGCCGGCTGGCCGAATTCCGCCGCCGCTTGAACGGAGAGATCAAAACCCATGCGGCAAAACGTCCGCGCCTGCGCGCCGCGCGCGACAGCCATGCGGACGAGGGAGAGTCCTGA
- the mtgA gene encoding monofunctional biosynthetic peptidoglycan transglycosylase, with product MTPGSGLATPSPAGRQRRSLPGRIWLWLLRLGAGFFGLSVILTVVYATLPPPITILMIGGLLEGRGIHKDWVPIDRISPHLIRSVIAAEDAHFCEHHGFDWASIQAAWDKIEAGSSRLRGGSTISNQTAKNVFLWPGRHWVRKGLEAYFTLLIELVWGKQRIMEVYLNVIEFGPGTYGAEAASQRFFKKSAGELTRYQAALLASVLPNPDEWSAVNPGPYVKKRANTIMTRALDAPDAGAAVCPHS from the coding sequence GTGACGCCGGGATCCGGCCTCGCGACTCCATCGCCCGCCGGACGGCAGCGCCGCTCGCTGCCGGGCCGGATCTGGCTCTGGCTGCTGCGGCTGGGCGCGGGCTTCTTCGGCCTCTCGGTCATCCTGACGGTCGTCTACGCGACCCTGCCGCCGCCCATCACCATCCTCATGATCGGCGGTCTCCTCGAGGGCCGCGGCATCCACAAGGACTGGGTCCCGATCGACCGCATCTCGCCCCATCTCATCCGCAGCGTGATCGCGGCGGAGGACGCGCATTTCTGCGAGCATCACGGCTTCGACTGGGCCTCGATCCAGGCCGCCTGGGACAAGATCGAGGCGGGCTCCAGCCGCCTGCGCGGCGGCTCCACCATCTCCAACCAGACCGCGAAGAACGTCTTCCTCTGGCCGGGCCGCCACTGGGTCCGCAAGGGGCTCGAAGCCTATTTCACCCTGCTGATCGAGCTCGTCTGGGGCAAGCAGCGGATCATGGAGGTCTATCTCAACGTGATCGAGTTCGGTCCGGGCACCTATGGCGCCGAGGCCGCCTCGCAGCGCTTCTTCAAGAAGAGCGCCGGCGAGCTCACGCGCTACCAGGCGGCCCTGCTTGCCTCGGTGCTGCCCAACCCCGACGAATGGTCGGCGGTCAATCCCGGGCCCTATGTGAAGAAGCGCGCCAACACGATCATGACCCGCGCGCTGGACGCGCCGGACGCGGGCGCCGCCGTCTGCCCCCATAGTTGA
- a CDS encoding DMT family transporter has translation MPQLRDRRSLKAVATLCAGIFVFSFQDVVIKTVAGSYPVHEVVAIRCLVSIPILLAMLHWDAGIRTLLSPRLKWLVLRGAMLMVSYTTYYLAFPSLPLASIVALYFTVPLFITALAGPFLGEKIGLSRWIATLVGFAGVVVMMRPAGGLFEWASLLPVASAFCYGSAALMARRLGATDSAPVMAFYQNALFLMGALLLAAIFGGGAYEGERQASLAFLMRGWTVPGTRDLLLMAATGPIAAVGTVLLTQAYRLAEANLVASFEYSGLIWASLWGFTFWGEVPGAATLAGAALIVGAGLYMLYGAKAAPAPAAAGEVGRERA, from the coding sequence TTGCCGCAACTGCGCGATCGCCGTTCGCTCAAGGCCGTCGCGACGCTGTGCGCGGGAATCTTCGTCTTTTCCTTCCAGGATGTAGTGATCAAGACCGTGGCCGGGAGCTATCCGGTCCATGAGGTGGTCGCCATCCGCTGCCTGGTCAGCATCCCGATCCTGCTGGCGATGCTGCATTGGGATGCCGGTATCCGCACGCTCCTGTCGCCGCGGCTGAAATGGCTGGTGCTGCGGGGCGCCATGCTGATGGTCTCCTACACCACCTACTACCTGGCCTTTCCCTCGCTGCCGCTCGCCAGCATCGTGGCGCTCTATTTCACCGTCCCCCTGTTCATCACAGCCTTGGCCGGGCCGTTCCTCGGCGAGAAGATCGGCCTCAGCCGCTGGATCGCCACGCTCGTGGGCTTCGCCGGCGTGGTGGTGATGATGCGCCCGGCCGGCGGCCTGTTCGAATGGGCGTCGCTCCTGCCGGTCGCATCCGCCTTCTGCTACGGTTCGGCGGCGCTGATGGCCCGGCGCCTCGGCGCCACCGACAGCGCGCCGGTGATGGCCTTCTACCAGAACGCGCTCTTCCTGATGGGCGCCCTGCTGCTGGCGGCCATCTTCGGCGGCGGCGCCTATGAGGGCGAGCGGCAGGCCAGCCTCGCCTTCCTGATGCGGGGCTGGACGGTGCCGGGTACCCGCGACCTCCTGCTGATGGCCGCCACCGGCCCCATCGCCGCCGTGGGCACGGTGCTGCTGACCCAGGCCTATCGGCTGGCCGAGGCCAACCTGGTCGCCTCCTTCGAATATAGCGGGCTGATCTGGGCGAGCCTCTGGGGCTTCACCTTCTGGGGCGAGGTGCCGGGGGCGGCGACGCTCGCGGGCGCCGCCCTCATCGTCGGCGCGGGCCTCTATATGCTCTATGGCGCCAAGGCCGCGCCCGCGCCGGCCGCCGCAGGCGAGGTCGGCCGCGAGCGCGCCTGA
- a CDS encoding bifunctional helix-turn-helix transcriptional regulator/GNAT family N-acetyltransferase, with product MALSADLDRRVQAVRRFNRFYTRKIGVLGEGLLDSPFTLTQARILYELAHRNRPTASDLAEALGLDPGYLSRILRGFEKQGLLSRAASAEDARQRHLSLTAKGRKTFAGLDRVTRRQIAGLLEPLSEPDRGRLETAMRQIESMLDAHDGEAEAAADIVLRPHRPGDMGWVAHRHGALYAAEYGWDGTFEALVAEIVAGFVKNFDPARERCWIAERRGEILGSVFLVQETATIAKLRMLLVEPSARGLGLGRRLVEECLAFARDRGYRRVRLWTNSNLTAARKLYESFGFRLIKSEPHRSFGHDLVGETWELTL from the coding sequence ATGGCGCTTTCGGCCGATCTCGATCGCCGCGTCCAGGCGGTGCGCCGCTTCAACCGCTTCTACACCCGCAAGATCGGCGTGCTGGGCGAGGGGCTCCTGGACAGCCCCTTCACCCTGACCCAGGCGCGGATCCTCTACGAGCTGGCCCATCGCAACCGGCCCACGGCCTCAGACCTGGCCGAGGCGCTGGGCCTCGATCCCGGCTATCTGAGCCGCATCCTGCGCGGCTTCGAGAAGCAGGGGCTGCTGTCGCGCGCGGCCTCGGCCGAAGATGCGCGCCAGCGTCATCTGAGCCTCACCGCCAAGGGCCGCAAGACCTTCGCCGGCCTCGATCGCGTCACCCGCCGCCAGATCGCGGGCCTGCTCGAGCCTTTGTCGGAGCCGGATCGAGGCCGGCTCGAGACCGCCATGCGGCAGATCGAGAGCATGCTGGACGCCCACGATGGCGAGGCGGAGGCCGCCGCCGACATCGTCCTGCGCCCGCACCGGCCGGGCGACATGGGCTGGGTGGCGCATCGTCACGGCGCGCTCTATGCCGCCGAATATGGCTGGGACGGGACTTTCGAAGCGCTGGTGGCGGAGATCGTGGCCGGCTTCGTCAAGAACTTCGATCCGGCGCGCGAGCGCTGCTGGATCGCCGAGCGCCGGGGCGAGATCCTGGGCTCGGTCTTCCTCGTGCAGGAAACGGCGACCATCGCCAAGCTGCGCATGCTGCTGGTCGAACCTTCCGCCCGCGGCCTGGGGCTGGGGCGGCGGCTGGTCGAGGAATGCCTCGCCTTCGCGCGGGACCGCGGCTATCGCCGGGTCCGGCTCTGGACCAACAGCAACCTCACCGCCGCCCGGAAGCTTTATGAGAGTTTCGGCTTCCGGCTGATCAAGTCGGAGCCGCATCGCAGCTTCGGCCACGATCTTGTCGGCGAAACCTGGGAGCTGACATTGTAG
- a CDS encoding aromatic ring-hydroxylating oxygenase subunit alpha, with protein MNEQTPIALTEGGSLSYGLPAWTYFNQELTQLEYERVILPSWQFVCHVNQLKQPGDFATLDMMRDSVVVMRGKDGELRAFSNVCRHRGAKLLDGEGSCKGRVKCPYHGWSYALDGRLVGVPSEQTFPGMKKADFGLKPVEMEIILGLVFVRLIPGGPSLALMFKDFIELVRPYRIEEMEPVNQLWTGSWNCNWKVAVDNNLENYHVPVGHPGYHRMLDNDLMGEINEHGVAVSESVLRDRLSPVWSERLYQQLAPEVLTDLPEKNRRTWLFFSMAPNIGIDIYPDSMDIFQILPKSAETCLMRFPVFSRPDARREAKLLRYLNARINRQVGHEDRDLSERVQMGLRSNGYEPGPLSDYEHAIRDFHDRLRAACPVVTLPEAPSPGSLAARNTAMLTEQAAA; from the coding sequence ATGAACGAACAGACCCCGATTGCGCTGACCGAGGGCGGTTCGTTGAGTTACGGCCTGCCGGCCTGGACCTATTTCAACCAGGAGCTGACGCAGCTCGAGTACGAGCGCGTGATCCTGCCCTCCTGGCAGTTCGTCTGCCATGTGAACCAGCTGAAGCAGCCGGGCGATTTCGCCACGCTCGACATGATGCGCGATTCCGTCGTGGTCATGCGCGGCAAGGATGGCGAGCTGCGCGCCTTCTCGAACGTCTGCCGGCACCGCGGCGCCAAGCTCCTGGACGGCGAGGGCAGCTGCAAGGGCCGCGTCAAGTGCCCCTATCACGGCTGGTCCTATGCGCTCGACGGCAGGCTCGTGGGCGTGCCTTCCGAGCAGACCTTCCCCGGCATGAAGAAGGCCGATTTCGGCCTGAAGCCCGTCGAGATGGAGATCATCCTCGGCCTCGTCTTCGTGCGGCTCATTCCCGGCGGCCCCAGCCTGGCCCTGATGTTCAAGGACTTCATCGAGCTGGTGCGTCCCTACCGGATCGAGGAGATGGAGCCGGTCAACCAGCTCTGGACCGGCAGCTGGAACTGCAACTGGAAGGTCGCGGTCGACAACAATCTCGAGAACTACCATGTGCCGGTCGGCCATCCGGGCTATCACCGCATGCTCGACAACGATCTCATGGGCGAGATCAACGAGCATGGCGTGGCCGTGAGCGAGAGCGTGCTCAGGGATCGCCTGTCGCCGGTCTGGAGCGAGCGGCTCTACCAGCAGCTGGCGCCCGAGGTGCTGACCGACCTGCCGGAGAAGAACCGCCGCACCTGGCTGTTCTTCTCGATGGCGCCCAATATCGGCATCGACATCTATCCCGACAGCATGGACATCTTCCAGATCCTGCCGAAGTCGGCCGAGACCTGCCTCATGCGCTTCCCGGTCTTCAGCCGGCCCGACGCCAGGCGCGAGGCGAAGCTGCTGCGCTATCTCAATGCGCGGATCAACCGGCAGGTCGGCCATGAGGACCGGGACCTGAGCGAGCGGGTGCAGATGGGCCTGCGCTCCAACGGCTACGAGCCTGGCCCGCTCTCGGACTATGAGCATGCGATCCGGGATTTCCATGACCGCCTGCGCGCCGCCTGCCCGGTCGTGACCCTGCCGGAGGCCCCGTCCCCCGGCAGCCTCGCCGCCCGCAACACCGCGATGCTGACCGAGCAAGCGGCGGCGTAG
- a CDS encoding MmcB family DNA repair protein has product MALPDPEIALKLARGVSRFLENLGYGTVTEFSLATGRRADVFGVNERGETVIVEVKSSPVDFLTDGKWPEYREFCDYFYFAVAVDFPREILPEECGLIVADAYGAEILRASDLVSLNASRRKALLLRFALTASQRLRRLLDPDL; this is encoded by the coding sequence ATGGCACTCCCCGATCCCGAAATCGCGCTGAAGCTGGCGCGCGGCGTCAGCCGCTTCCTCGAGAATCTGGGCTACGGCACCGTGACCGAGTTCTCGCTCGCCACCGGCCGGCGCGCCGACGTGTTCGGCGTGAACGAGCGCGGCGAGACCGTCATCGTCGAGGTCAAGAGCTCGCCGGTCGATTTCCTGACCGACGGCAAATGGCCCGAGTACCGCGAATTCTGCGATTACTTCTATTTCGCGGTGGCGGTCGATTTCCCGCGCGAGATCCTCCCGGAAGAATGCGGGCTGATCGTCGCCGACGCCTATGGCGCCGAGATCCTGCGGGCGAGCGACCTGGTCTCGCTCAATGCCAGCCGGCGCAAGGCGCTCCTGCTGCGCTTCGCCCTCACCGCGAGCCAACGCCTGCGCCGACTGCTCGATCCCGATCTCTGA
- a CDS encoding phosphoribosyltransferase produces the protein MRFIDRQDAGRQLAAALEKFRRQDPVVLALPRGGVAVGCEIARALGCGLDLVLVRKIGAPSQPELAVGAVVDGEHPEIVVNEDVAAALDLPADYVDRAAKRELAEIARRRRLYLKDRPHPGLKGKTAILVDDGIATGATARAALHAVRRQNPARLVLAVPVAPPETVADLARDCDEVVALTQPEGFGAIGYFYADFHQMDDREVIALLDRAAETPQKPG, from the coding sequence ATGCGTTTCATCGATCGGCAGGATGCCGGGCGCCAGCTGGCGGCGGCGCTCGAGAAGTTCCGGCGGCAGGACCCTGTGGTGCTGGCGCTGCCGCGCGGCGGCGTCGCCGTCGGCTGTGAGATCGCCCGGGCGCTGGGCTGCGGGCTCGATCTGGTGCTGGTGCGCAAGATCGGCGCGCCCTCGCAACCGGAGCTCGCGGTCGGTGCCGTGGTCGATGGCGAGCATCCCGAGATCGTCGTCAACGAGGATGTGGCAGCGGCGCTCGATCTGCCGGCGGACTATGTGGACCGGGCGGCGAAACGCGAGCTCGCCGAGATCGCGCGCCGGCGCCGGCTCTATCTGAAGGACCGCCCGCATCCGGGCCTCAAGGGCAAGACCGCGATCCTGGTGGATGACGGGATCGCGACCGGGGCCACGGCGCGCGCGGCCCTCCATGCGGTGCGCCGTCAGAATCCGGCGCGCCTCGTGCTGGCGGTGCCGGTGGCGCCTCCTGAAACAGTCGCCGATCTGGCGCGCGACTGCGACGAGGTCGTCGCCCTGACGCAGCCCGAAGGCTTCGGCGCGATCGGCTATTTCTACGCCGATTTCCACCAGATGGACGATCGCGAGGTGATCGCGCTGCTCGACCGTGCGGCCGAGACGCCGCAAAAGCCGGGATAG
- a CDS encoding c-type cytochrome, which translates to MRLSVVLLSGVLLGLALASGPVARADEDPAARGQALARKYCAGCHRVAFEQAIPPPVLIETETGEEEFKAPSFWQAAHQENRDAAYFRSYIHAPRDPMPEEPLEPAELDSIIAYLMSLRGQTGNGW; encoded by the coding sequence TTGCGTCTGTCCGTTGTTCTGCTGTCCGGAGTCCTGCTCGGCCTCGCGCTGGCCTCCGGTCCCGTTGCCCGCGCCGACGAGGATCCCGCCGCCCGCGGCCAGGCCCTCGCACGCAAATATTGCGCGGGCTGCCATCGCGTCGCCTTCGAGCAGGCGATCCCGCCGCCGGTCCTGATCGAGACCGAGACCGGCGAGGAGGAATTCAAGGCGCCGAGCTTCTGGCAGGCGGCGCATCAGGAAAATCGCGACGCGGCCTATTTCCGCAGCTATATCCACGCGCCGCGCGATCCGATGCCCGAGGAGCCGCTGGAACCGGCGGAGCTGGATTCGATCATCGCCTATCTGATGTCGTTGCGCGGCCAGACCGGCAATGGCTGGTGA
- a CDS encoding endonuclease/exonuclease/phosphatase family protein: MRRFALLALAMLAMAVARPLHAEEPAIDLRVMTFNIWYGGAQVDAGQVVEAIRAAKADIVGLQEPDGTSRAIADALGWPYADERRHIISRYPLFAPPGDPLYTWVEPLPGRIVAVANLHLPATPYGPEAVRDGEDLAAVLQLETDTRLPAIQPYLEALPKVAQGGVPVFLTGDFNSPSHLDWTDAVAKARPQVKYAVEWPVSKAIADAGLRDSYREAHPDPVARAGLTWTAGYPHPWVKANETFDRIDLVWSAGPATVTASEVVGEEGGPDVDIAVTPWPSDHRAVVSTFHVVPAVAPAMVGVDRYVVKQGDDFILRFGIGTLEDARISVVPKGGDPAKNAVATMATGDASDRPSIKLASSFMKAGAYDAVLSDADGKELARTGFWVQARDAAPLVVVKKSSYKPGQTVEVSWRNAPALKLDWVAIYHAGDPDIYNYIAYIYTGATVEGSGALDKDTIGADLEPGNYEIRLLRDDSYVLLAKAPFTVRP, translated from the coding sequence TTGCGGAGGTTCGCACTGCTGGCGCTGGCCATGCTCGCGATGGCTGTCGCGCGGCCGCTCCATGCGGAAGAGCCGGCGATCGATCTGCGCGTCATGACCTTCAACATCTGGTATGGCGGCGCCCAGGTCGATGCTGGGCAGGTGGTGGAGGCGATCCGGGCGGCCAAGGCCGACATCGTCGGGCTGCAGGAGCCGGACGGCACCTCGCGGGCCATCGCCGATGCGCTCGGCTGGCCCTATGCGGATGAGCGGCGCCACATCATCTCGCGCTATCCGCTGTTCGCGCCACCCGGCGATCCGCTGTACACCTGGGTCGAGCCGCTGCCCGGCCGCATCGTCGCGGTCGCCAACCTGCATCTGCCCGCGACACCCTATGGACCCGAGGCGGTGCGCGACGGCGAGGATCTGGCGGCGGTGCTGCAATTGGAGACCGATACGCGCCTGCCGGCGATCCAGCCCTATCTCGAGGCGCTGCCGAAGGTGGCGCAAGGCGGCGTGCCGGTGTTCCTCACCGGCGACTTCAACTCGCCCTCGCATCTCGACTGGACCGACGCGGTGGCCAAGGCGCGGCCCCAGGTGAAATATGCGGTCGAATGGCCGGTCAGCAAGGCGATCGCCGATGCGGGCCTGCGCGATTCCTATCGCGAGGCCCATCCCGATCCGGTCGCGCGCGCAGGGCTGACCTGGACCGCCGGCTATCCCCATCCCTGGGTCAAGGCGAACGAGACCTTCGACCGCATCGATCTGGTCTGGAGCGCCGGGCCCGCGACCGTGACGGCGAGCGAGGTCGTCGGCGAGGAGGGCGGCCCCGATGTCGACATCGCGGTGACGCCCTGGCCGTCCGACCACCGCGCGGTGGTCTCGACCTTCCATGTCGTCCCCGCCGTGGCGCCCGCGATGGTCGGCGTCGACCGCTATGTCGTGAAGCAGGGCGACGATTTCATCCTGCGTTTCGGCATCGGAACCCTCGAGGATGCGCGCATCTCGGTCGTGCCCAAGGGCGGCGATCCGGCGAAGAACGCGGTCGCGACCATGGCCACGGGCGATGCCAGCGACCGGCCCTCGATCAAGCTCGCCTCGAGCTTCATGAAGGCCGGCGCCTACGACGCCGTGCTGTCGGACGCGGACGGCAAGGAGCTCGCGCGCACGGGCTTCTGGGTGCAGGCGCGCGACGCAGCGCCCTTGGTCGTGGTGAAGAAGTCCAGCTACAAGCCCGGCCAGACCGTCGAGGTCTCCTGGCGCAACGCGCCCGCGCTCAAGCTCGACTGGGTCGCGATCTATCACGCGGGCGATCCCGACATCTACAACTACATCGCCTATATCTATACGGGCGCCACGGTCGAAGGCTCGGGCGCCCTCGACAAGGACACGATCGGGGCCGATCTCGAGCCGGGCAATTACGAGATCCGCCTGCTGCGCGACGATTCCTACGTGCTGCTGGCGAAGGCGCCCTTCACGGTGAGGCCCTGA